A window of Tachypleus tridentatus isolate NWPU-2018 chromosome 7, ASM421037v1, whole genome shotgun sequence genomic DNA:
atgacgtaatagttgccaacacgtttcgttgcgcgccgaccattttgttcttttcagtgctggtgttttatgtaaatctatcggtgctcttttcggattacatactttgtgaaactattttttgtcttgatattgctactttatgtttgttttatgataacatggtttactgcgttgcttatggttgtaaaaacggttcgacatcgggcaaaagcttctttacGTTTCCATGCAaagagaaggaaccggcaaggtggcgacagtgggtgcggatggtcaataggaagaactggacaccttcacaccatgcaaagctttgtcaagatcactttgaacgctcatgttttgtgtcggatcccactgttttggattccgtgggtttcaagccaggcaggttgatactgaaaaaaccatcggcagtagacaggatcgtccccaccatctttcctcgtgtagagctgaggactgatctcagtctgctgcgtacaggttccacccctctgaagccatcccttgccatcacgaaaagaacaaacttaaaggtatgtgtgcagtataaagcgataaacaataactagtataatataataatttaaaaagtacaagattttgaagaatgtaactagacatacacatttcacattcatgagcgtgttttgcatttgtggcacctgaaagtcagtgaaaccttgatttcctagtctagacagtggacaaatctatcccaaatagagtatattccaagtttaaaagctggtagatcgttctgtagatgtttttgtatcatttttaaatatggaaaagtttgaagaattccatttttcaaatttaacatttcaagataaattgaaataagagtatgtcttgaacatgttatagtaatcaagtacatgttatgtattttaaaaaataaacactgtagacttgtaaaaaatcaaatataaactccataacatatttccataactcatcataataaaattaatcttaacacagtactttgacattgtcatattaaatataaatctcataaacctcataaagcatgttgttttaatatataatcttatatctTCAGCTTTTAGAGGAAAGTGCTGCAAATAACACATGCCTACTTCTGTAGAGGAAGTTGTGATTCAGCCCACCCCTGATGACGCCTGCCAAGACTCTAAAGCTGACTCATTTCAGAGTGTATCTGTTCAGACTCTTGTTagtagatcatgattgttagattaaacattcataagttgcaataattgatgtataattttatttacattaatttgaatCTAACCGtgaaagaatgttattatttaaatacctAAATAAAACCTATTGTTTTAGCCTGTCTCAAGTATTCCAAGAGGGACACAGACTGGCTGGTATTCTGTTTACAGAGGTGTACAGGTATTCCCATCTGGCTTGAAGACTGTAGCTACCCAGACAGAAAATCTTCCGATAATAGATTTTGCTTATGGTGCTGGTAAGTTAGTTTGAATATGAATATGACATTTTCATTCATGATTTAACAATAGTCAATAGTCAGATTAGTCTCGttaatattatttgattatttattataaactattgctGGTAAACAATACATTGTTcatatacatgtaattctttCACTGATTTTTGCAGAATCATCACCTGCTGCTAAAAAGTCCTCTGTATCACAAGTGACAGATGCTGATGATGTTTATATGAATGATGATGAAGGTGCTGATCCTGACTAGAACTTgccagatctgtgtcaaaagtaactgttctaggttcgttcagagtaggttcgaattgatatggcgctactcgacactgttcagaacacaaagtcaaaacagactccggctctgtttctccgtatgcactggccatgtttatttacattcaacgcgctggcgttggcgctttgtttggcaactattacgtcacagtacttttcctagcggcaaacgtaaaaactgaAACGTTCGGATTgtcgctcggaaagggctctttctgcacaaAGTTCTATgcttcatttattagcacatattttttttataaaaaatgtgaacctgcaaaattaatcagtatgagtagttcctttgactgcaaagttttcttttttctgtaaaatccACCTTTTAAGCCTTATTAAGTCACCGAATCTCTCATTGATCTACAGTGACCaaatatatttcatcaaaatCGGAGACATTATATTTGAAAGATGGTTAAAGGTTAAAATATGGCTTACATTGAAAGGTTTTTCAGCATCATAGCGTTAAGTCTACAAACTTACCAtactaaaaatagggtttcaatactcatggtgaaAAGAAAGAatcaattttgtagttttatgcttaatcaCAACAACATTATTTCATTAGACTCCAGCGACATCAAGCGGTACTGGGATTCACTTAAATGtgtgaagaaaaaaacattttcgtcAAGTATACAAAATAGATCAATTTGTGAttaatgtttaagttttaataagttCCAGTTGTCAAATTATGTGAGGCACGTAAAATTGGAGTAGTTTGAGTATTTTATAGACAGACACTCACACACACAGAAGAATAAGCGTTTCACACTGAATGTTACGCAATGTGTGACAGTTTACTTCCAGGAATTGACCCGGCATCACCAGGTGGTCAAAGCACTCGATTCATAATTCaagagtggcgggttcgaatccccgtcacaccaaacatgctcgccctttcagccgtgagggcgttttaATGGTACTGTCAATtccagagttgacggtgggtgaatagttgccttccctctagtcttaaactgctaaatgaAGGATGGCaaatgcagatagtcctcgtgtagctttgcgtgaaatttaaaaaacaaacaaactttccgtTATTTTGGTAACGAAGAAATTTTTAATAATCGAAACAGTGTTGAAAAAATTAACTACGTGAACAATGAACAGTACTAAGTTTCATGAAatgcaaaactaaacaaatatattctctggatggaaattatgtaaatttatggttaatgaaatattatctgAAAACACGAAGAGTTGTTTCCCTTATATCTCATCGtaaaaaaacgcccataaaattgcgaaaacaaaatgtgaaaccgcaacTTTGCAAGTATCTCTGCATAGACCCAgtaaaccttcatgccaaatttcatgaagatctATCAACAGGGGAACGAAGTAGTGCAAAAAatgccataaaaaacacaaaacatgcaATATAAAAAACTCAAAAATTTGTATGTACACCGTAATTAATCTCCATACCAGTTTTAGTGAACATCCATCCACACCTTGCGAAGTAGGTACATGGACATACGACAAATAGGactcttatatttatattaatactgatTTTTGCCAGTCATCAACAGGAGGGTGAGTCCATTCTGTAATAGAAAGAACTCTGGAGTTAATGGTTCAAATCCGTGCGATGGGGGGGGATTACACTACTTTAAGTTGTGGGTGTGTAAAAAGAGCGAAAGTCAATGAGCGAAGGTAGAAGTTGTTGCTGCCTACTGATTGgtagttcaaaatcagggacAACTGTGGATAATCTCAGTATTTGTACAAacatgaaatgtgttttattatttaaaattttgttgggaATTTTGTACTTAGTCTGATACACAACAGAATTTTTTGACGATTATTGAATAATGAATTTTACAAGTagcaatacttttttttattatacacttcGATTCACGAGAAACGCGAATTCTGACATAAACTTGTTTTGAGAGATACaggaaaaatattactttaaaacttttgtCTTATTCGAAAACTCTGTTCCTTTtcttaaaagcttttttttttcatggggTTGGTATAGTATCTCCCTTGTGCTTCGTCTAGCGAGAATCGTTTCAAGGCCAAAGACGTTTTTTATCTTCAGCGGCTATATTCTGAAAGGGGGCGCTAAAGAGGTGTTATGAGGAACAAATCATTTAAGAGGGTTCATtcgataatttatattatatagaataACCATTGAATTTAACTTACGAAATGCTTGTAGTATTTTCCTTCACGTATTAATTAAATCGATATTATTACTGaacaaaaaatatgcaatttaacaaaaataacacaattttcatGTAAATTGTTAAAAAGGATGTGGACAAAGCCACGAATTACCAAAAATGTGGACCAGataaatagaaacaacaaaattgGTGGATTTTACACTAATCTTCCTTGTTTGATGTTAACAGTTAaatgcccggcatagccaagtggttaaggaactggactcgtaatccgagggtcacgggttcgaatccccgtcacaccaaatatgctcgccctttcagccgtggggacgttataatgtgactgtcaatcccattattcgttggtaaaagagtagcccaagagttggcggtgggtggtgatgactagctaccttctctctagtcttacactgctaaataagggaccactagtgcagatagccctcgtgtagctttgcgcgaaattcaaaacaaaccgaacagCTGGATATTTTCAACAGAGCTACACAGttataagaaattaataatataaacttgGAGTAAATAACTAAATCTTGACCATAGTGTTTTACAcagaaatgtagaaaaataataatatcctcCAGTTTACAATGTCCCACACAAAAACTGTTCAATATGAAGAGTCGAATAGCGTTCGCTTCATAATGAACCTTTCACTGCGAATACATTACTTAGATCACAGTGCTTCACACAGAAACTCTTGAAGtgaatatattattcttttaggTGCAACTTcggaaataatataaaaaggttCATCCTTTTTCCACATCCTGTTTAACAATTTACATGAAAATcgtgttatttttgttaaattgcatattttttgttCAGTAATAATATCGATTTAATTAATACGTGAAGGAAAATACTACAAGCATTTCGTAAGTTAAATTCAATGGTTATtctgtataatataaattatcGAATGAACCCTCTTAAATGATTTGTTCCTCATAACAGTGCTTCACACAGAAACTCTTGaagtgaatatattatttttatattatttccgAAGTTGCATCttataagaataatatattcACTTCAAGAGTTTCTGTGTAAAGCACTGTGGTCTAAGTAATGTATTCGCAGTGAAAGGTTCATTATGAAGCGAATGCTATTCGACTGTTCATGTTGAATAGTTTTTGTGTGGGACATTGTAAACTGGAGGATTAGACCAacgtttcattttatttcattttttttactgttgttgttaacATTAAGTTTCTAGTTGTCTCGTTTTATGTTTTTAGGAGACAAAGAACCCCAGTGGAAGAGCAAAAAGTCtccggacttataacgctaaaatcagggtttcgattcccctcgaggaacacagcagatagcccgatatggtaTTGCTGTAACAATACATACCcgcaagaaataaaaatgattaatatatcTTTTACACACAGCATGAGGCTCATCAAATCGCAAAGTCCCACGAGGTCATTTTGCCACacttttgttaaaagtttttcaacgcattaaaaatatttagataaaattttCTAATTCGTGGTATGGTTATCTGcatattattcttaatattacataatttttattatttccaattGTATTAAGTTTCATGATTGTGATCTAAGAAATCAACACTCTCTTACAAAAACGTATGCTAAATAACAGATCTGTACACTTCTACATGTTTGATAAGTTATCGCACAAGGCAGTCTCTATACTTATTAGTTCTGTACATATAATCAGAActaaccaaaatttatatttatcatttttctaCTAATTATTGGATGTGACCTGTATTAATATACTTTGTTTAATCCAAAAATAAGACATTATCAAATTTGAAACACCTTTGTCTATccaacagtaaaatataataaaacttgaaacacTTTGTTCTATCCAACAGTAAGATATAATCAAACTTGAAACACCTTGTTTTATCCAACAGTAAGATAAAATCAACCTTGAAACACCTTTTTCTATCCAACAATAAGGTATTATCAAACTTGAAACACCCTGTTCTATCCAACAGTAAGATATAATCAATCTTGAAACACCCTGTCATATCGAACAATAAAGTATTATCAAACTTTAAACACATTGTTCTATCTAACAATAAGATACAATCAATCTTGAAACACCAAGAATTAGATATATTGGATCTTGAAACACCTTACTGTATCCAGTTTTCAACTATAACCAGTCTGTACGTTCCTTCTTTTCGTCAAATATCAATACAATTTCTGTATAACGTGTATTATCTGACTATCATATAGAGTAAATCTTTATTAGTTTTATGGTGAGGATATAGTCAGTCTCTGTGTGTTTACTTCGTCTATCAATCAGTCTTTACAcgtcatgttgtatatatttattattggaaCTGTATTTTTGCGCTTTTCACAATAACTGTGCATGTTTTAATACAAGAACCAAACAGTGATAGAAGTGTTCGTTGTCATTATGTTCTGATGCCGAGCCACATTTGACGAGCGTTTTTGCGCATGAACAGGATATTTGAAAGATACAAGTACGAACTTTTTTCTTAGTGTAATGCtttctacaaaatatttcaaatctcAACGTTCATTTCGCATCttacgtttaattttttttatgttttcattttgacATGCGTGTACGCAGAAGTGGGAACGAAATTATGTATGTAGAAATGTAACATTCAAACTATCTATAAACAGATACACCCAGTACAAGAAAAACGTTTGTCCCACATGCTCAAAATTATTGCTAAAGTAGATGATGGAAGCAGATGTAATGTGAAATAATGACAAACGCCTCCGTTCATCCTAGTATATCTTCTTAGATGCTTAATGATtctaatacatatataaacatgcCATTACAATCATAACAAGTGCATTTTAGAACGTAGAGAAGCAGCGCTGTAATGAAAGAACCAACTGGACTGGACTGAAATCAACCTTTTATTTCaaccatttttttatgtttccgATAAAGTGGTCAGAAAGTGTTGAAAGGTTCCAACAGAGGTGATGCTAAGCGCTAGCACACAAGGCTCGTGTCCCCATTCTATTCAACAGTTAGTCGTTTTCAGAACTGTGATATAATAAAACGAGAAAATACCTAAGTAGTTGCAATGATATATTGATTCGCAGTTCCAAGTCTTAAGGTCACCAGTGTGACATCGTATTTCACCTCACGCAATAAAATATGCGCAAGCAAGAAAAATTATGACACTACAAAGTAGTACAACATACACTTGTGTTACATCCTATATAACCTCATGACTCTACAAAGTAACATTCAATATGAGGATAGTTTGGTCCTCATAACAGAGCATTTGAAATTCAGGCGTGATTACATAATCCATTTCTGTCGATCGTGCAAGatcaaataataatgtttaagaacCACAGAGTAAATGAGTAGAAAAATACTTAACACAATTCGAAATCACAAACAGGGCCTGCAGCATGGAAGCAAAGGTCCTAAaaatctttttaacatttttgtggaCAACCGATACACGTTAGTAACAGTTCAATATGTTTACATACACCTGGTTTTTGTCGATTTATTAACAATCAAATTAGTTTCAATTAAGAATTGTGAGCttgatttataaatttatctGCTATTTTTAATGATGTATAGAGGTAatctatttattggtaaaattatTCCTTTCGGTGTTTTAAGTATTCATTTCTGTAATGAATTTGAAGTTTAATGCAAGCAAGATAAGTTTATAGGGTGTACTTATATAAAAGTGCATATAACTGTATTATCTCTATTTTCATTGTTCCACCTATAACCTTTAAGAGCTGATTGACGTCAtcaattttattctgttttcaaaAGCCAGTGGACTCTTTGGAAAGTACGTGTATGTTGTCAACAATCTACACAGAACATGTACAGTCGAAATCAATAAGGTTTTAAAGCATGTGACGTCAAAGCATGTAAGTTAGGTTACTTTCACAGACAAacttgtttggttatttttttacttatgcaGTCTAACCACTTTGTTTatgaaagaataaattaatatggTTTAGATACTTTACATTTTCgtttattgttagattttgtaaTGCGCAGAAAAATATAATCTTTCAAAGAATTTATCTAATTATTGTAAATGCAAGTTACGTGTTTTAATTTAACTAAGTAAATTAATGCTGAATATCCTGTTGTCTTCTAGCCATCTGTcatagaaaaaaaggaaaatatccACTGATAACATAATCTAACGAATTACTAATGCCTGCTTTACCTTTTGGATCACTTCAGTTTTGGTGATAATATTAGTAAACAATGAACACAAGCATTTAAGTAAGCTGGATTAGTACAGGTTGTGGAAAATCCACAATTACAGATATTTACACTAACAACTATTGTACAACAAAAGTTTTTGTAAGCCCAGTAATCCAGATATTTCTTTACCAAATGGCTTCGCAAAGTTTGGTGGTTATGGCACTctagcaatttccgagcctcaagATCAAATCCCGTCTAAACGTATTTGTCTTCTCAGTCTCATATGAGAGCGTTATAAGTAAACTCTTTTCGTTAGTTAAAAGTAGCACAAACGTTGTCGGTGGGTATTGTTGACTAGATGCTctgtttctagtttatcacttctaagttagggaCAACTTGTGCTGATACCCTTCGAATAGCCTATGGGAAATTCAGGAAAATCAACAATCCTTTGTCATACACGTATAGCAAAATAAAACCACTTATTTCTCTTCAGGATATAGACATTTGAATGAAGTAGAAAAGGTTATTCTTTCACCGATAGAAAACAGAGGTTAGCTTGTTTTAAACCAAGAACAGAAATGTATATTGGTAGCAGAAGAGTGCGATAGTTGTTAGTTCAGTAATAGAACTGTTCATGCACACATCACGAAACTGGACAGTTTGTCATAAATATaactcggcatagccaggtggttaaggcgctgaaCCTTTGATCTGAGagttgcaagttcgaatccccgtcacaccaaacatgcttgccatttcagccgtgagggcattataatgagacggttaatcccactgttcgttgacaaaagagtagcccaagagttggcagtgggtggtaataactaactgcgttccctctagtcttacactgctaaattagggacggctagcgcagataactctcatgtagctttgcgcgaaattcaaaaacaaactgtcatAAATCTACTTATACAGCTATTCGTGCACACACTATAAACAGGCCAATTTATCTTAAATGTACTGATTCAGCCACTTATGCACACAGTAAACAGAAGGATATTTTTCATAAGTTTTGTGATACAGCCATTCATACACAGGACACTTTGACTCTGTCATAAATTTTCCGAAACAGTCTTCTATGCACACACTAATAAACAGAACAGTCTATCATGAATATACCGATACAGCAGCTCATTTATACCATGAGAAATAGGGCAGCTTGTCACGAACCTGCTAAGACAACCATGCATACATTCATGAAGCGACAGGATAATCTGTTGTAAATctactgagataagcttttgtgcACACATTAAACAACGTGACAGTTTTCATAAATTTGCTGATATAGCCAttcatccacacacacacacactaaacagCAGACCAATTTGCTGTAAATCTTTTTAGACAGACATCTATGTATGTTCTAAGTAATAGAACAGTTTTCACAAATCTACTAATGCAGTGGTTCATGCAGACATTGGACAACGGAAAAGTCTATACTAAATGTATTAATACTGTcatttatacacacatataaggCAGACCGAGAGTTGTCGTAGATCTTCTGATACTGATACAATTATATACACACTGAATAAGACAATTCGTTGTAAATcaatacataaaattattcataccGATATTAAAGAAGTGGAGTGTTTCTCACGCACTAATTCGTATATACGTAAATCTAGTGACATGGTAATGTATCCTGAAGAACACGAAAGAGGTAATCATTACTTATCAAGAACGCACATCGACCCAGGTTACCATTATTAGTCACATTAAACACATCAGTCTATTACTTGTCATTTATACACACAAACTGGGAATATGGCTAGCTTATCATAAACCTACTTATATTGTcatttataaagataacaaaCAATGAGCTAAATTACCGTAAACCTAAAGACAAATCATGAAATAACATGCAAATGTAATATAGTTTATCGTAAATTTATTGATGCAATCATGTAAAAAAGATAATTATCATTAGACCAGTTTATCGTAAGTCGAGTGATATAGTTAACACGCACTTCATACGAttggataatttatttaactgatACAGTTGTTCATGTACACACTGTATGA
This region includes:
- the LOC143257444 gene encoding uncharacterized protein LOC143257444 isoform X1 translates to MVYCVAYGCKNGSTSGKSFFTFPCKEKEPARWRQWVRMVNRKNWTPSHHAKLCQDHFERSCFVSDPTVLDSVGFKPGRLILKKPSAVDRIVPTIFPRVELRTDLSLLRTGSTPLKPSLAITKRTNLKPVSSIPRGTQTGWYSVYRGVQVFPSGLKTVATQTENLPIIDFAYGAESSPAAKKSSVSQVTDADDVYMNDDEGADPD
- the LOC143257444 gene encoding uncharacterized protein LOC143257444 isoform X2, whose protein sequence is MPTSVEEVVIQPTPDDACQDSKADSFQSVSVQTLPVSSIPRGTQTGWYSVYRGVQVFPSGLKTVATQTENLPIIDFAYGAESSPAAKKSSVSQVTDADDVYMNDDEGADPD